One Kryptolebias marmoratus isolate JLee-2015 linkage group LG21, ASM164957v2, whole genome shotgun sequence DNA segment encodes these proteins:
- the pck2 gene encoding phosphoenolpyruvate carboxykinase [GTP], mitochondrial: protein MSCLLLRVIRRRGGVGTSVGVRSLASIPSLPAAVADFVKGAVDECKPANVHVVTGTSEETANILAGLERDRMIKRLPKYENCWLARTDPKDVARVESKTVIVTKNQRDTIPVPADGAKSQLGNWMSESDWQRARQDRFPGCMAGRTMYVIPFSMGPVGSTLSKYGVQVTDSPYVVASMGIMTRMGAPVLKKLSEGVEFVRCQHSVGQPFPLKAPLVNAWPCNPDKVLISHLPDTRQILSFGSGYGGNSLLGKKCFALRIASRIAKDEGWLAEHMLILGITNPQGVKRYVAAAFPSACGKTNLAMMKPSLPGWKVECVGDDIAWMKFDSQGKLRAINPENGFFGVAPGTSDKTNPYAMATISRNTVFTNVGETSDGGVWWEGLDLPGSGISLTDWHGKTWKSGSSTPCAHPNSRFCAPAAQCPIIDPQWESEEGVPIDAIIFGGRRPEGVPLVYESFNWQHGVFVGAAMRSEATAAAEHKGKVIMHDPFAMRPFFGYNFGDYLSHWLSMQSRKAPTQLPKIFHVNWFRKDPSTGAFLWPGFGENSRVLEWIFKRCGREREDQAAKKSIIGWVPENGAIDTKGLSGKVDMGALFHVPKPFWQNEAKELRAYFTQQVGADLPGQVEAELKALEDRVHS, encoded by the exons ATGTCCTGCCTTTTATTACGAGTCATACGAAG GCGAGGAGGTGTTGGGACAAGTGTCGGGGTTCGATCCCTGGCCTCCATCCCCTCACTTCCGGCGGCGGTGGCCGACTTTGTGAAGGGAGCGGTGGACGAGTGCAAACCTGCCAACGTCCATGTGGTGACGGGGACATCGGAGGAGACGGCCAACATCCTGGCCGGCCTGGAGAGGGACAGGATGATCAAGAGGCTTCCCAAATATGAGAACTG CTGGTTGGCTCGCACAGACCCGAAGGACGTGGCCCGGGTGGAGAGCAAGACCGTGATCGTGACCAAGAACCAGAGGGACACGATCCCCGTCCCTGCTGACGGGGCGAAGAGCCAACTGGGCAACTGGATGAGCGAGTCAGACTGGCAGAGAGCCAggcaggatcgcttcccgggCTGCATGGCAG GTCGGACCATGTATGTGATTCCCTTCAGCATGGGTCCTGTCGGCTCCACGCTGAGTAAATATGGCGTCCAG GTGACGGACTCGCCGTACGTCGTGGCCAGCATGGGGATCATGACTCGTATGGGGGCTCCTGTTCTGAAgaaactctctgaaggagtgGAGTTCGTCCGCTGCCAGCACTCTGTGGGGCAACCTTTTCCTCTCAAAG CTCCTCTGGTCAACGCTTGGCCCTGCAACCCCGACAAGGTCCTGATATCCCACCTGCCGGACACCAGGCAGATCCTGTCCTTCGGCAGCGGTTACGGAGGGAACTCTCTCCTCGGGAAGAAGTGCTTCGCCCTCCGAATCGCCTCACGAATCGCCAAGGATGAGGGCTGGCTGGCTGAGCACATGCTG ATCCTGGGAATCACCAACCCTCAGGGCGTGAAGCGTTACGTCGCGGCGGCCTTCCCCAGCGCCTGCGGGAAAACCAACCTGGCCATGATGAAGCCGTCCCTGCCGGGCTGGAAGGTGGAGTGCGTGGGCGACGACATCGCCTGGATGAAGTTCGACAGCCAAG GTAAACTCCGGGCCATCAACCCGGAGAACGGCTTCTTCGGCGTCGCTCCGGGCACCTCGGATAAAACCAACCCTTACGCCATGGCCACCATTTCCAGGAACACGGTGTTCACCAACGTTGGCGAGACGAGTGACGGCGGCGTGTGGTGGGAGGGGCTTGACCTCCCTGGTTCTGGAATATCGCTTACAGACTGGCACGGCAAAACCTGGAAGTCag GAAGTTCAACACCTTGTGCCCACCCCAACTCCCGTTTCTGCGCCCCGGCGGCTCAGTGTCCCATCATCGACCCCCAGTGGGAGAGCGAGGAGGGGGTTCCCATCGACGCCATCATCTTCGGAGGCAGGAGGCCTGAAG GAGTTCCTCTGGTCTACGAGTCTTTCAACTGGCAGCACGGAGTGTTTGTTGGAGCGGCAATGAGATCTGAGGCCACGGCAGCTGCTGAGCATAAAG GTAAAGTGATCATGCATGACCCCTTCGCCATGCGGCCGTTCTTCGGCTACAACTTCGGCGACTACCTCTCTCACTGGCTGAGCATGCAGAGCCGAAAGGCCCCCACTCAGCTGCCCAAGATCTTCCACGTCAACTGGTTCAGGAAGGACCCGTCGACCGGCGCCTTCCTCTGGCCAGGCTTCGGGGAAAACTCCCGCGTGCTGGAGTGGATCTTCAAGCGCTGCggcagagagagggaggacCAGGCGGCCAAGAAGAGCATCATCGGCTGGGTGCCGGAAAACGGCGCCATCGACACCAAAGGCCTGAGCGGGAAAGTCGACATGGGGGCTCTGTTCCACGTGCCCAAGCCGTTCTGGCAGAACGAGGCCAAGGAGCTGAGAGCCTACTTTACTCAGCAGGTCGGAGCCGATCTGCCGGGTCAGGTGGAGGCCGAGCTGAAGGCGCTGGAGGACAGAGTTCACAGTTAA
- the LOC108245421 gene encoding myeloid cell surface antigen CD33-like produces MRSQSLMAAQSVLTVNMLLSLFFPPGVSGDLADCHGKNPALRITAPERMEALSGSCLQIPCRYDTTDSRYDSSKPIYGVWGKTGWYPSNTIFHSSGSVNIYPLKITGNLKEKDCTTLFPDLDTSYADKYFFRIENEPFKASACADSVQITVKDSAWSPSIKISGGLKDLKEKESVSITCSAWTPCPHSPPELTWNLQQDSQKTEKNPDGTFTTKIQETITLSDTHDGSNISCSVRYPVDGGKRNETAETNLPLSVSCK; encoded by the exons ATGAGGAGTCAGAGTCTGATGGCAGCTCAGTCTGTGCTGACAGTCAACATGTTACTGAGCCTCTTCTTCCCTCCAGGTGTTTCAG GTGATTTGGCTGATTGTCATGGTAAAAACCCAGCCCTTCGTATTACAGCTCCAGAGAGGATGGAAGCTCTGAGTGGATCTTGTTTGCAAATCCCCTGTAGATATGATACAACAGACTCAAGATATGACAGCAGCAAACCAATCTATGGAGTTTGGGGGAAAACTGGGTGGTACCCTTCAAATACTATTTTTCACAGCAGTGGGTCAGTTAACATCTATCCATTGAAGATCACTGGAAACCTGAAGGAGAAAGACTGCACCACTCTGTTTCCTGATTTAGACACAAGTTATGCAGACAAATACTTCTTCAGAATTGAGAACGAACCCTTCAAGGCATCAGCTTGTGCTGATTCTGTTCAAATAACAGTTAAAG ATTCTGCTTGGAGTCCCAGCATTAAGATCTCAGGTGGTCTGAAGGATCTGAAGGAGAAGGAGTCTGTCTCTATAACCTGCTCAGCTTGGACTCCCTGTCCACACTCACCTCCTGAACTCACCTGGAATctccaacaagactctcagaaaacagagaagaaccCAGATGGAACCTTTACAACTAAAATCCAGGAGACCATCACTCTGTCAGACACACATGATGGATCCAACATCAGCTGTTCTGTCAGATATCCTGTGGATGGAGGGAAACGTAACGagacagcagaaacaaatctgCCTCTCAGTGTTTCCTGTAAGTGA